A region of Ochotona princeps isolate mOchPri1 chromosome 9, mOchPri1.hap1, whole genome shotgun sequence DNA encodes the following proteins:
- the DCSTAMP gene encoding dendritic cell-specific transmembrane protein, translating into MGIWTSGATIFLSVWELYVSPKSPGWKDFLQHLGVCSIVALILMGLLSVAFLWILSSITVFATCWILMCVLLVSSKHARCFVLLVFLSCGLREGRNALIAAGTGIVIFGHVQNIFHNFKGLLDSMTCNLRAKSFSIHFPFLKNYIEAIEWIYGLAPSLNLFDDLFSWNQTLEISLYGTSSALEAHLNDTKGQVLSVWYQVMTITEALSSLGQKLLCFAGLLLVLLGTGLFLRRFLGPCGCKFENIYITRQFIQFDERERQEERPCVLPLNKKEGKKYIVIPSFWLTPRERSNLGLFLLPVLTHLSSWVLFAATDYLLYRLLCSVNTQFQGLPVLEVHLRLHGEKQGTQGIIHSSSFNISVFEPSCIPKPKLLLLKTWAPLGMILVTLLLLGLSSSFLMQLKILVSTSFYPSVERARIQYLHAKLLRKRSKQPLGEVKRNLSGYLTKVHFWLPVLKIIGKKQEITESEDNP; encoded by the exons ATGGGCATCTGGACTTCAGGCGCCACTATCTTCCTAAGTGTCTGGGAGCTTTATGTGTCTCCAAAAAGCCCTGGATGGAAGGACTTTCTCCAGCATTTGGGAGTTTGCTCTATTGTGGCTCTCATTTTAATGGGCCTCCTTTCCGTGGCCTTCTTGTGGATTCTGTCATCCATAACAGTGTTTGCCACCTGCTGGATCCTCATGTGTGTTCTGCTGGTCAGCTCCAAGCATGCAAGGTGTTTCGTCCTGCTTGTCTTTCTCTCATGTGGCCTGCGGGAAGGCAGAAACGCTTTGATTGCAGCTGGCACAGGGATAGTGATCTTTGGACACgtgcaaaatatttttcacaacTTTAAAGGTCTCCTAGACAGTATGACTTGTAACCTGAGGGCAAAGAGCTTCTCTATACATTTTCCCTTTCTGAAAAACTATATCGAAGCCATTGAATGGATTTATGGCCTTGCACCTTCGCTAAATCTGTTTGATGACCTTTTTTCTTGGAACCAGACCCTGGAAATCTCTCTTTATGGCACCAGCTCTGCCCTCGAGGCCCACCTAAATGACACCAAAGGGCAAGTACTGAGTGTCTGGTACCAGGTGATGACCATAACTGAGGCTTTGTCCTCCCTAGGTCAGAAGCTACTTTGCTTTGCAGGGCTTTTGTTGGTGTTACTTGGCACTGGCCTCTTTCTGAGACGGTTTTTGGGCCCTTGTGGTTGTAAATTTGAGAACATCTACATTACCAGGCAATTCATCCAgtttgatgagagagagagacaggaagagaggccCTGTGTCCTCCCGCTGAATAAGAAGGAGGGGAAGAAGTATATTGTCATCCCATCTTTCTGGCTGACGCCTCGAGAAAGGAGCAACCTGGGGCTCTTTCTCCTCCCCGTACTCACTCATCTTTCCAGCTGGGTGCTGTTTGCAGCCACAGATTACCTGCTGTATCGACTCCTCTGCTCAGTGAACACACAATTCCAAGGCTTGCCGGTGCTTGAGGTTCACCTGAGGCTGCACGGAGAG aagcaagGAACTCAAGGCATCATCCACAGCTCTTCCTTTAATATATCTGTGTTTGAACCCAGCTGCATCCCTAAACCAAAACTCCTGTTGTTGAAGACATGGGCTCCACTAGGAATGATTCTGGTGACATTACTGCTGCTGGGACTGTCCTCCTCCTTTCTAATGCAGCTTAAAATCCTTGTGTCCACATCCTTCTACCCCAGCGTGGAGAGAGCACGCATCCAATACCTACACGCAAAACTTCTTCGGAAAAGATCAAAGCAGCCCCTGGGAGAAGTCAAAAGGAATTTGAGTGGATACCTTACAAAG GTACATTTTTGGCTTCCAGTATTGAAAATTATTGGGAAGAAACAAGAGATCACAGAAAGTGAAGACAACCCATGA